The window CAAGTTGATACACAGAAATATCCTTGCCCACATATTTAAGGTCACTGTGCATCACAATTTGATCTTCAGTATCCACAATCATGACATACAGCACATACTCCTGGGCCATGGAATGATTTACAAACCGTCTTAAAGCAGGCAGATCCCGGCTGAGCAAAGAACTGGCAGTAAACCTGGACAGATCAGCCGCCAGTGCGTACCCGCGCTTGTGCAGCTCATTTTCAAGCGTCTTTTTTTCACGGTAAGTCGTCACAATTCCGGTGCCAAGGACAAGCGCCACAATCAGGCATTCGATAAGTACAGTCAGTTTTAACCGCAGCCCAGGCTTGATCATGTCAGGCAATACCATCAAGACAGCTTCAGCCTCAATTGACCTGCATTCGTGCCAGCGATTCCCGAATCTGGCTTAAATCCTGGGCCGATAAATTTCGAAACCCTCCCAGATCAGCGTTTTCAAGAATGCGGCGGTGTTCTGAATTCCGAAGGTCAAGATGTATCAAGGCACGGGTGATCGTGACAATATCATCCGCCCTGACATATTTGCCGGCGCTGAAAATTTTTGTGGGCACTTGATCAGTCACGGCAACCACAATAAGCTGCCTGGTATCCAGGCCAAGCTCCGGCTGCCGGTTGTCTTGCTCCTGAAGAAAATGATCACAGACCACACCGGCATCAACGACGTTTAAAAACACATTAAATGCCACATCCTCACAGCATCCTCTGTTGGAAAAATCACGCAGATCCCGGTCGAGCTGAAGTCCGTTCTTTTCAAATATATTTCTGGCGGCAATCCATCGTGGTGATGACAATTTGGGGCCGAACATGACGGTTTTGTCCTTAAGATCCATGATGCATTTCAGGCCGCTATCCTTTCGGACAATAACAACACCGCTTTGAGTTGTCTTTTGGTCCAAGGTCAATGCCTGCAGAATACAGGCATTATTGTACTTATCCGCCAGTTTGACATACACATGGGGGTCCTGAATCGCAAAATCAAGGTTGCCGTTTTTCAGTGCCCGTTCATAACTGGCCAGATCATCATGAAAAACCAGAGAAATTTTCAGTCCGCTGGATTGTTGAAGATACACCGCCAGCGAATGAAATTTTCTAAAACTGTTGGCCGCATCCGTGCAGGGAAATATGGATATATTCAACTCCCGGGACAAAGACTGGGCATAACCAGGAAGCCACAGCAGTAAAATATACGATGTAATAGCCACCATCCATTTGATCTTCATAATTTTTCCAGATTCAAGAAACAATAGTTTTTGAATGAGACCATTAACATCATCTCGAAATGCTTGCAATTTTTTTCTATAATTTCCAGCATAGTAGACTAACACGGATATTTCATCATTGTCCGGCATTGAAAAACTGCGCAGGAACCTGCCGTAATTCCGCTTGATCCTGTGATACTTCACAGTTTTGTCCTCTTTTTCCTGGAAAGATCTAAATCCCGGATTTTGAATTGGCACTTGCCATCCAGGCGGCTGTCGGGATAATAGTTCAATTTTAACGCCGGGAAGGAGCAGAACAGCCATGGATACTTTAAAACCGCAATTGAACATTCACTCTTCGTCCGAGAAGACAGCACTGATAGCAGCCTGCGGAGCAGGCGTGATGTGGGGAACAGGTGCACTCGTTGTCAATATACTTGTCGGCCAATATGGTTTCACACCAGAGAACGTATCCTTCTGGCGATTCGTTATCGGCGCGGTTGTTCTCATTGGGATCTTTGGCCGGGGTATAATGTGGACGCGGTTACGCCCTCTGTTACTCACGGTAATTCTTGCAGGTACTGCAATGGCTGGCTATGTATTACTTTGGTTCCTTGGTATAAAGCACATGGGACCTGCCGTTCCAACCCTGATTGCACTGTGCCTTCCGCCCGTGATCGTCACCATAATCGGCATAGCTCGTGGCCAAGAGGTCGCCGATTTACAACTTCTTCTTGTTCTCTCGGGGGCAATCCTGGGGACGGTTTTGATCATCAACCGGCACGGTGCTGCAACGGCAGATGTTGATTCGCACAATACCTTGCTCGGAGTTGTGTTCTCCATTGGCTCAGCGCTATTGTACGCGGGTTTTTCCATGATCAGCGGCAAAATTTCCATCGCCCTTGGCGCTGGTCAGGCAACAGCTTGTTTGACAGTGATTGCCGCTATTGTAATGGGTTTAACCTCTCTTTTAAAACCGCTTACCTGGCCGACGGAATTCCCACCCCAAGCCTGGTTCCTATATCTTGGTTTGGTAACGGCAGCCCTTGCA is drawn from uncultured Desulfobacter sp. and contains these coding sequences:
- a CDS encoding DMT family transporter, translated to MDTLKPQLNIHSSSEKTALIAACGAGVMWGTGALVVNILVGQYGFTPENVSFWRFVIGAVVLIGIFGRGIMWTRLRPLLLTVILAGTAMAGYVLLWFLGIKHMGPAVPTLIALCLPPVIVTIIGIARGQEVADLQLLLVLSGAILGTVLIINRHGAATADVDSHNTLLGVVFSIGSALLYAGFSMISGKISIALGAGQATACLTVIAAIVMGLTSLLKPLTWPTEFPPQAWFLYLGLVTAALALLAFNWGAARLKPTALTIATLLEPLTAVVLSALILGQYFGLLQWIGSSFLLLSIWGLNRRALEKGKS
- a CDS encoding phosphate/phosphite/phosphonate ABC transporter substrate-binding protein gives rise to the protein MKIKWMVAITSYILLLWLPGYAQSLSRELNISIFPCTDAANSFRKFHSLAVYLQQSSGLKISLVFHDDLASYERALKNGNLDFAIQDPHVYVKLADKYNNACILQALTLDQKTTQSGVVIVRKDSGLKCIMDLKDKTVMFGPKLSSPRWIAARNIFEKNGLQLDRDLRDFSNRGCCEDVAFNVFLNVVDAGVVCDHFLQEQDNRQPELGLDTRQLIVVAVTDQVPTKIFSAGKYVRADDIVTITRALIHLDLRNSEHRRILENADLGGFRNLSAQDLSQIRESLARMQVN